From the candidate division WOR-3 bacterium genome, the window TACCTTTCGGTGCGAGTTCTTCATTCATGAGCGAAGGTGAATATGCATTGAGCCAGACCTTTTCAAAAAACTTCTCGTCTTTCGAATCACCCATGTCAGGCCCCGGTGGGTCACAATCGCCGTACAAGACATGAGGGACCTTCAAATACTCCCGCATTTTCTCTCGAGAGATATCCAGTCCTAAATATACCACAAAAAAGCCTTCGGATACTGCTGCATTTTGGATCTTTTCTACGAAATCACTGCTGAGCAATGACCGGTCATCAAGCAGATTCAAGAAAGTCTTTTTGTAGTCGCTGGCTGACAAAACATAATCCGCCGCATAGTCTTTTCCGCCGCAGGTCACACCGATCGCTGCCCCATCTTTCGTGAGTATCCTTTCGACCTTTGATTTCAGTTTCAACTCACCACCGAGTTTACGGAAATTCTCCGCGAGAACATCTGCCCAGGACTGCATACCCGTCTTTAGGGTCCAGTAGTCATTAAGAAAGGACATGAATGCTGCCGGCACAATCATCGCGGACATGTCGGGATACCCAACATCTTTGAATGTGAAATACACTTTTGAACCTTTGTCAAAATACATCTCGGCAAATTCGGACGAAGTCATCTTTCCATACTTCCGGACCATACCAATGAACTTTGACATACGGAACGGGAATGTAATCTTGTTCAAGAAGGTCTTAGGCTTGTCGAGCCCTCTGTATATGTCACACAAGCGGTCGATTTCAGCATAATATTTTAAGAGCCTGTCCTTTTCCGACGGGAACGCTTCGAGTATTGATTTCTTCATGTCATCAAGAGAATGCATCACAAAATCGTAGTCCGGCGAGACCCAACGTGCTATCTGGCGGGTGAATTGTAGTTTGTCATAAACGCCGATATCACGCATGGCCGGGAATATCAAATCTGCCATCTCAAAAGACAATGTCCCGCTCTCAAAATAGTACCCTTTGCGCCAGAAACCTGCGGTGTACCCCCCGGGCATGGTGTGAGATTCGAATATGGTAACCTTATGACCTTTCTTTGCAAGAAGATTGCCGGCCATCAGTCCGCCCATGCCTGCACCCACAATTACCACGGTACTCACTGCTGCCCCCCAATTTGAGAAACGGAGAAATGGAGATACGGAGAAAGGGAGAATTTAAACATGCTTACACTCCTTTGGCTGAAATATGGCGACATGTAGATGACACCATAATAACTTATCGTCAATTATAAATAAAGATATTGCTTTACTATGATATGGACCGTTTTTGTTTTGTCAGATTGCGAGTTATCGATATTGAGAGTAATGGTCTTTGCTTTTTCGGTGATGATACGACCAAAGAAACCGATGCGTGAATCTATCTTGGTCTGCTTTATGAGCGTTCCATCATCATCCAGCAAAAAAACAATGACATCTTTATCCAACGTTGCGGCGACAACCATCGTGAACGTACCACCGAGCAAAGCGATCTTAAACTCACCGGTTTTTTTCCGGTCCACGACCAGCGTGGTTTCCGCGAACTGTGCAAGCGGCGCTGCTTTCAGATAACCCTCAAGTTCGATTATCGGCCAGTATATCAATACTTCGTGCCGGTCCCATTCATGCGCAGAATACCCGAACAGGCGCAGTTCCTCGTCGAAAGTCAGCTCACCAGGCAGGGTTTCTGAGACCTTTATGAAACGCTTGTTCCGGTAACCGTATACCTCGGTGAGGAATCCCTTGTCGGGCAAGGTCAATACGGCAAGCTCATTACCCTTGGTACCGCTAAAGTAATCGTCTACTGAAATATCGGCAAGAAACTCTTCCCCGACAGCAATTGTATGGAGTTTGCCAGAAGCACCATCCTGCACTGTTACGATCTTCATGCCCAGCCTTATTATGTCGTCCACTTTGTCGTTGGTGAGATCGGCACGAATGGTTTTGCCGCTCATGAAAGAAAGTGATGAAACCAAAAATATGCCACATATAATTGCACACTTCTGCATGATCCCCCCTTCTTTTTGGATCCGAGAATGAATTCTAGCTCGCTGGCGCTGCCTCCGGAGTACCTGGACCCGCCTGGGCAGATTCGGTCTGCTCGAGCAATTTTCGATATACAGATGAATATGCAAGCAGGGTAACCGGTATGGTCACAAAGAGTCCAATGAACAAGCAGATCGCACCAACAACATTGATCAATGCCAGCACAAGACCGAACCCGAATAACTTCCATTTCACGGTGTGCGTTATCCTCGAGCTCATTCGCATCGCTTCAACCGGATCACGCCCCTGTTCAACCACAAAATAGCCGAAAAACTGAAATTTGAGCGCCCAATATATGCCGGGAACGATCAAAAGGAGAAATCCGATCCAAACAATCAATCCAGTCAGTATCGAAGCACCGAGGTATTTCCAGAAGTAAGGCTTGAAAGAGAACAGGTCTTCGAATTTCGGATCCTGATTGTCCAGAAACTTCAGTGCGATGCTGATCAACCCAATCGATACGATGACATCCGCAACCCAGGCAATGATCCTGAAGAAGAATGATAGCCCGATCGACTCCCTCTGCAGGATATTGGCGATAATGTGCGGCACACCAGCGAGTGCCCACGCAACGATCAGCACACCTAGAAAAAACCAGATATTGTCCTTCATGATATTCCAACCGTATTGTAGGGCTTCTTCAACAGAAAAATCTTTCTTTTCCACTACTACCTCCTTTAGCGTATTTGGTGCTCAGTTATGATACTAATATCACGATAACATTAAAATGATGTTTGTTACGTAAGTTATCATTATATATGCAGCAGTATGACTGTCAAGGCCGTATTGCTTGCGGATTCAACAATCGCTTCACTTTCAACTTCTTTCTAAATCAACAGGCTCGGTAACGTATTCTTTCCACTGCCGGTCGATCCATTCTTTTATTCCCTTTTCCTTTATTTCGCTCAAGTTATCAATACAATGGAATCTGATGACACCGGGATTGCTTTTGAGCG encodes:
- a CDS encoding NAD(P)/FAD-dependent oxidoreductase, producing MSTVVIVGAGMGGLMAGNLLAKKGHKVTIFESHTMPGGYTAGFWRKGYYFESGTLSFEMADLIFPAMRDIGVYDKLQFTRQIARWVSPDYDFVMHSLDDMKKSILEAFPSEKDRLLKYYAEIDRLCDIYRGLDKPKTFLNKITFPFRMSKFIGMVRKYGKMTSSEFAEMYFDKGSKVYFTFKDVGYPDMSAMIVPAAFMSFLNDYWTLKTGMQSWADVLAENFRKLGGELKLKSKVERILTKDGAAIGVTCGGKDYAADYVLSASDYKKTFLNLLDDRSLLSSDFVEKIQNAAVSEGFFVVYLGLDISREKMREYLKVPHVLYGDCDPPGPDMGDSKDEKFFEKVWLNAYSPSLMNEELAPKGKSSLMISCMVPFRWMNNWGGGDRKVYKELKEKAKKVLVKRFSSIIPDIEKRIEFEDSATPLTYERYTGNSDGASSAWSWNPNKWFYKNPGSTTIDTPVKNLYISSCWAYEFGGIPTAVKAAYMCAERIT